The DNA segment aattttataaaatattaaatttttaagGAAACAAAATATGTTATGTAGACTGAAAACCTTAAAACAAATACTAGCACTGCATCCGATAATACAAATACCGGCACCGACGTTTTTCGGTCGGTATGGATTAGGTTCGTTTAGTTAAACTATAGTAATGACAACTATTTACTTTACAACACAAAAGAAGGATATTTTTTAAAACTATAGTACTAACAACTATTTACTTTACAACACAAAAGAATGCATTATTTTAAAACGGTACCAGTACCCGATATAGTTTACAAtgccaaaaaaaaattatttataatggtTTCCATTACACAAAAGTTGTCCAATATAATCCAAAAAGTAAATTCATGGCTTacattgaaaacaataaaaaacgAATAACAATACCAGTTCTGATAATACCAGCACATGTACAGATGTTCGGTTGGTATCAGTTACGTTCGCCAGGATACGATACTATGATAAGATAGAAACAGTTGATATAGCCCACAACTTTATTGTGAACACAATTGCATTTTTAACAGAGGATTTATACCGAAATGTCACAAAAAAAATTAGAACACATCTGCATATTCAATTTTCTCAAAAAGcttgttataaaaaaacaaatcagaaaaataaaaaatgaagaaAGATAGATGAGTTAGAAACATAAAACATATTTAGTATAAGAGATGattaaaacaaaagaaaatataaTTACCGTTCACTTCGTTGCATAATATTGTTGCTAAGAACAAATCCCGGAAAACATCATTATAGTTCATTATCAaatgcataaataaataaataaaaggccGGTAACATGTCTTGTCAAAATTTAAATTAATCAAAGCATATATCTATATTTCTACCATATTTTGCTACACCTTCTGTATACAACACTGGGATGCGATGCGACTCCTCATTTATCACGTACTTCCCTTTTCCTCCTCGGTCTCAAATTGAATCTCAaccctataataataataatatgttcAGATCAGTTCATACCACAAATCAAACCAAATCAGCTAAAGTTAATAAAATCATATATCTTCATATTCACCCTAATATCAGAAAAAAAATTCAGCCGTGTTTGGACAAACCGCTAACTATGTATGGCTTTGGATAAGTACAAACCGAATGACAAGCATTGTTCATGAAATAGAAATGAGATGATTAAACGTAATTGTCTTTCCTAAAAtggaaaaagaaaacaaataataAATGTTAAACGGCCAGTTCGGTTTACACGGTTGGTTCCAAGTTAAAAAACGTAAAGTTAACCACAAACCACTAAAGCCGAACCGTGAACAAGACCGTACAAATATCAAACCGGCCGACTTTTTTCGGTTTAGAACATTATCAATAGCTACCTATACTCTACGTAGCGATAACAAATAGCAGGTGCTATTTCATgtttagcgatacactagaagaaaattttagaaatattttaCATATATGTTATATTAAAATTCCTATAAATAAGGAAGAAATACGCTTCTTTTTTCATTCCTGAAATAAAAAACTAAATATGCTTCTTGCTTTCAATCTCTATCAatatttatcaaaaaaaaaaaaaaactaactccAGTATTTTCACGCTATTTAGGCGCTAAACAGCATTTAGCAGGAAACTCACGCTATTCGCTATGCTCactattaacaactatggtttAGAAGGGTCAGGCGATTTATAAACCCTAATATATGCTTCATCTGACTCTATATGGCCAACATGTAACAAAAAGGTTATTAGAAACATACCAGTAGTTTTTCGCGAAAAAAGTTTCAATATCTCGTCGATAATAATTACctaatcatcaaaaataaaaatatagtTTAATAATACCAAACCATATAAACACCTTGATATAGGGGAGGGTTCAATTAAAAACCCATAGTCAGAAAACTCCTCCTTAATGAAGGGAAGGGGCTTTTAATGAAGGAGGTTGGCCAGTTTAGGTTTTTCGTAGTgttgcacatgtgtaatactaattatttttaattttattttgtcaaactttttttgtgttttaaaatTGCTAGATTTACAGccaaaaaatgtttataaaaaattggtgtgtttttAAGTTTTTCTAGGAGTTTTCGAGTTCTCACAATAAAAGGAGTTTTCGCTTGAACCCTCccctgtgtgtgtgtgtgtgtatatatatatataggggagggttatcatGTGTGTAAATATTgcaagaaccgtgagaacgaataaaaaaaccaatcaaaaccaattttttaatacaaacctcattgtaattaaaatacaacatcaaaaaaagaatttacaccatcaaataattcatttctcctctcaaaatcactcttattagattttttacacatgtcacatgtgtaaatataacaaatttacacacgtgtaaatggcaaacttacacatgtgtaaattttctttatttacgaattcatgtaaatttaaacatgtaaattaaatttctaatatggtattcaaataataatgataggtgtaaaaaaaaaattttgaatttgaattgttatTGACAAAGTTGTCGTgattttttcattcgttctcacggttctcgcaatatttagcgttcccATTTAAACCTTTCCCTGTATATATGCAAAAGGCAGCTTGATTGGCTTTGTATTGTTATTTAAAAAGACTTGGGGCAGTTAGTGGATGAAACAACTTACAGGAAAAGATAAATACAAAACAGTAGTCCATTCATCCCATGTTAATGGCACCACCTGGCAAATGAAAGTTCAATGTTCCAAGTtcccataccataccataccagaAAAGAAAACATTATCTATTCCTTGAAATAAATACTACTACTTACAGAAAAGAGAGCGGAAAGCGGTGGCACATACAAAATGAGGCAGTGAAGTAACATGGTCAACCCGATAGACCCAACAAGCCATAAGTTACTCCAAGGAGGTATAACACTGAAGTTTTTCACttattaactaaaataaaaaaaattaataaatgaAGAGCACAAGAATATTAGTAAGTAGTAACTCACATGAGGGACTGGTTTTCACTCAGATTATTCAAAGCATTGAAcatctcaacaacaacaagaactgtcATTGCCACAGTTGAGGGGTGTCGGTCGCTGAAGATACTGCAAGGATATGCAGTTTCACGTTTCAAACAACTGTCAAAATTCATCTGCATCATCAGAAACATACATGCATTTAAGAATCTCGCTATGTAAAAAAAGCACTGAATAAGATTAAAGAATAAAACTTTACAAGTTCGCTATATGGAATCTTTGGACCAGTGTTTGAATAAATAAACCACCATATGAAACCAGCGACAGTTGCAAGTCCAACATAAGCTGCATATATCAatccactttttttttttttttttgagaatgcaaaaagataaaataataaaataagagtACGGAGTACCTACCTCCAATGACTAAATAACGAAAGAATAGCCAGCCGGTGACGACAGCTTCATTAACCTTTCTTGGTTTAGCCTTCATAACATCAGAATCTTGCTTATTGAAACCAATAGCTGTAGCAGGTAATCCATCAGTAACCAAATTCACCCATAGAAGTTGCACCTGGAAAACAAACAGCTAGCTAGCTTAGCTAAATATCTTTCTTTGGAAGTCATCAATCAATTAAGATTCCATTGCTTACAGGGACAAGGGTGTCAGGTATTCCAAGTACAGCAGCAACAAAGATACAAACAACTTCTCCTATGTTTGAAGAAATCATATATCTTATGAACTGTTTTGTGTTATTGTATATAGCTCTGCCCTCTGCAACAGCCTTTGAAAAGGAGAATGTATGAATCAACTCCAAGAATTTTATGGAAAAAAGCAAGAAAGAAAGAAGCTTACTGCAACAATAGTAGCAAAATTATCATCAGCCAGAACCATGTCTGAAGCACTCTGAACAAATAACCCCAACCAGTTAAGTTAGTTGATTTGAAAGGAGGCCAGGGTTAGGTTATTAAATGAGAAAGCCAGCCCAGCCAGTAATTAATTACCTTGGCAACTGCTGTTCCTGATCCCATGGCGATTCCTATATCTGCCTTCTTTAATGCAGGTGCATCATTCACCCCATCTCCAGTCATGGCAACGACTTCATTTTGGTGTTGTAGTGCTTCCACCAACATCTTTTTGTGGGATGGTTCAACCCTAGTAAAAAGTGTCATCTGTTGCAGTGCGCTTGTCTTTTCAGAGGCTGGAAGGTCTTCAAACTCTGATGCGGTGAATGAGCGCGCCCTAAAATCTTCCAAGTGATCAAAAGCACCTATTTTTCGGCACACTGATTCTGCAGTAGCCTTGTTATCCCCAGTCACCACCATAACACGTATGCCAGCTGTCATGCATGCAAGTATAGCATTTCTTACTTCCTCCCTTGGTGGATCTTGCATTCCAACCTATACAAATGAATCAATCTACTGAAAAAAGTAAAAATACACAAGACCCTCGTTTGTTTTGGAAAGAAAGCCTACCAACCCAATAAAGGTAAGATCTTTTTCATCATCTAAAGAAATATTCTGATGACCTGTTGGCATCCTTTTTAAGGCAAGTGCAAGACATCTTAAGGTATCTTTTCCTGCAAAGCTGAAACACAAAGAAATACAAGAGCACAAATGATTCAAAATAATGACTAAAACCAGACAACTTAATACTTAACGTGGGCATGCAAACTTTCCTAGATATTAACAGAAAAATAGTGAACCTGGAAAATCTGGATTCAATCTCATTCCTGATATTTCCAGTCAGCGGAACAGTGGAACCATCATCGTTGCAAAGAATACTTGTGCACTTAGAAAGTATGCTCTCTGGGGCACCTTTGGAAAACATAATCTCAATCTGTTTTCGACTACAAAGAACACTCATCATCTTGCGATCACGAGAAAATTCCAAAAGAGATATCTGCCCAagcatatattatatattaacaaATATCACGGTACACATAAGCCAATACAGATAAAGTAAACGAACCTTCCTAAATTGGTTCTCCCAATAATGATTACAGTAAGCCGCCCGTTCATGCTTGGTCAACATATTGAGAGCAGAAGGCATAGAGTCAAAACCAGGAAGACCAATCTTTTCTGCTAGTATACGAAGAGCAACTTCTGTTGACTCCCcaattttttcatattttttcttGTCAGGATTGTATTGTATAACTGACTCATTGCACAGAGCTGAACACATTGCTATGTGAAGAAGACAAGGAAATTGAGCAGGAAAATCAAGCTGCAAAGacataatatttatttatgttttgtttgacaAGGAAGGGAGAGGATggtacatatatgtgtgtgtgtgtgtgttaccTGCAATCCCATGCCATCAAAAATAGAACCTTCTGGTGCATAGGTCGTACCACTAACATTATACTCTGCAGCTATAACTCCATGGCTAGCAGATTGAAGCACACAGATCTAGAGAGaaacaaatataaaaaaagaACAAGTACTTAATAAATTACATATTACTCAACAAGTTCAGAGGCATTAGACTATGTGGCATGTTAaatcttcaaagaagaagaaaaCAGGGATAGACAAATAACATTCCTTCAAACGATCAGGGATATTTATGTAATTTCAAAGATGTCAAAAAGGTAAACAAAACAAGTAGAAACAGAAACCACCTTAGAAACTGACATCATGTTAGTGGTCAGAGTACCAGTTTTGTCACTGCAAATTACTGTTGTACAGCCCAACGTCTCTACAGAAGGCAAGGATCTCACAATAGCATTCAAACGGGCCATTCTTTTTGTTCCAAGAGCCAAACACCTGTTGTTAACATCAGAGCTGTAGATCAAATTCTTGGGCTCACAAAACAAATTCACTGCACGTTACTAATTACATTTAGTAAAACAAAAAAAGCAAAGCACTGACGTTGTAACAACAGCTGGAAGACCTTCTGGAATTGCAGCAACAGCAAGGGCAACTGCAATCTAGTAAGTCAAGGAAAGATCAATTATTGCAGGGGCTATAATGCCTTTTTTGTAATTTGTGGATAATCTAACTGGAGCAGAATTATTAAAATAAGATTATCAAGCACCCCGCCTTTAAACCTAAGTAAGTTGAGAGGCTTACTATCGCTTCCACTTGTTGTTTGTATTAATGAAACTTTACAACTAAACAGTCAGTATTTTGATTGTGACTAGCTGTCTATGGTTAGGTTAGGTTAGGTTATGCCTTGACAAAAGAACTATTGTTGTCAATTAACTGTTTGACATAAAATCCATCTTATTTTGGCGATTAGTAAGACGAAACTCTGAGTTAGTCTCCCACCCGTTATTATGCATCTAAGTTGGAAAACATGATTGATACTTAATAGATTACAATCTTTGTCAATTAGTTTAGTGATACTAACAGGAGGGGGGTATTAAATAGTGACATTGACAAACTTGACCAGTTTTTGTCTATAATCAACTTTATTTAATTGCATGTTTGGGTTATTCTAAGTGAAGAGGAATCGATTTATTGTGGGAGTTTTCTACATAATGAATTTAAAAAACCGTTTTCTCATTGCTAACATTCTTGTGTTCCTTAGAGCTTCAATATTTCCAAATCAATTAAATGTCTGAGTGAATTTCATTTTAAGTGCTTTAACTTTCAGCCAAATTGCTAGTGTTGTCCTTTAACTGGCCAATTTACATCAGATGTCCGTCCTTCTGTTATTATTTCTCAATTACTCTTACCTTCAAACCCTATGGCGGTTGTTCGAAAGCCCCTTTACCGGTGATTCGTAACCCTATAGTCCGCAAATATAGATGCTCTATCCGGTATGTATTGTTTGAGATCGAATACCATGTGAAGCTTCGAATCAATAGAAATCGAAGAAGAGTCAATATTGTTGATAGGAAAGTAGTTGTTACCATCGGGGCGGCGGCAGAGATGTCGAGGACGACGTAAGAGCAGAAGGTGTAGACAGTAGAGATGAGATTCGGGATTTGgttaaaacataaaggacattCATCATCAGTTAAAAGACACCGCCTGAAATTTGGTTAAAACTTGAAGGACGTAAATTTGCATTTCACTCGTATATGTTTTCAACCCCAGGGTTCTATTAGATTAAAGAGCAGCAAACTTAAGTATTAGGATTTAAACCTGTATTACTTTCCATTACCTTTGCTACTATTCCATGTTCTAGCATTTGTAATCTTTAGTAATTAGACTTTTATAAACTTCAAAGCTTAGGCATACTAAAAACCTCTAGCACATAATTATACAGATATTTACCATGATAATTTACCTTGAAGTAGTGAACAGCACCTTGAAAAAAGCCTCCATGTACAGGATCACGAAAATGGCCAATATTAACGATCCATACCAGTATACAAATACCAGCTATGACCTACAAAGAGACAAGTTTCGGCTTCACTTTGAAATGTATTCTTAAAAGTTATTTAAGCGATCCACATGGATGTATTAGAGTGGACAAGAATGTATATACAAAAAGTCTTTAACCTTGGCCAAGAAAGTACCAAATTCATCAAGCTTCCTTTTGAGCGGTGTTGCTTCCTGTGTTGTAATGCAGTTAGAAtttagtattatatatatatatatatatattatatatatacacacacacaatcTTACGTCCTCGGTTTTCAACATAGAATCACGTATGCTACCCATTGCAGTGTTAGAACCAACTCCAACCACAACGGCTCTTGCTCTACCAGCAACCACTACTGTTCCCTGGGCATAACATCATCCATTCATTAATTAGTTCTCTCCTATGAAACTAACTTATTTCTAAACTTTTAGGCTACCTCATCCTCTCATAAAAAGCATGAGAAAAAGACAGCTCATAGAATATATTAAGCTAATAGAAAAACATTTCTCTCTTTAATTATATTGCCGTCAACCATGCGTCAGGTAGAATTAGACGCATACCGAAAAGAGGATATTAGTTTTGTCTTGGTACACCGCATTAGTTGTTATCCTGGACTCGAGCTCTTTTTCCACAGAAGAACTCTCACCTGTTGTCGTCAATCATATGCAAATGGGTCAATAATCCCACCTCTAATTTAGTGTCATCAAAATAATTAGCATTGTTGCAAATTGAGCATAATCACTAACATACAAAATAATTAGCAAACATTTTGTACAGAGACCCATTACCGGCTGACGCCTTTAAGCAAAATCAAGTAACATAATTACAGCGAACGGCAAAAGACGATCAACAACAAAACCAGAGTAAAGATTTAAGAAATTATTAACGAAAGCATGATAAAAACAAGTATAGAGTATACCTGTAAGAATGGCTTGATCAACACGCAGTTGATCACTTAACATCTCAATCATTCTCAGGTCTGCTGGAATTTTGCAACCCACTATTCAttggaaaacccacaagaaaataaaatatatatacacatccATTGATGGCATTGTAAGTTTTGAAGGTACATTTGACTCCTTGAGAATATAAAATAAAGCATACCACTAACTTCTACAATATCCCCCGGAACTAGCTCTGTCGCAGGAAGGATGGAGAAGCAACCTACAAATGAGAAAAAAAATGATGAGAATTGAAAGCTAAACGTAGACGATAACTGTATATAGAAATGGTAGCATCAAATATATACCATTACGCATGACTGTTGCAACATCTGCTTGATAGGCACGCAACTCCTGCAACAAGTATTAGCTCATGGaacaacaaaaataaacttaATAAACAGAAGCAGAGTTAgctaattaattatatattatccACATTGACGTACCTCCAAAGCCTTTTCAGCATTTGTTTCTGTAATTACTCCTACGGCAGCATTTGCGGCCAATATCATTAATATAACCTGAAAGCCAGTATGTTAACAAGTTATTTGTAAGCCGCCATGACTTACAATTTCCACAGAAATAAGTTTAGGGATCTTACAGAAGGCTCGAGAAAAGCTGTTAAGCCAGTTTCTCCATTAACCAAAgccaaaagaaaagaaacaaCAGCGGCGGCTATCAATATCTTAACAAGCAAGTCATCAAATTGACTAAGAACCAATTTCCAAAAAGGGGTGCCTGTATATGAATGAATAATCATAGACTAATGTAAGAGGAGCAGAAAAATAATGAAaaggctgtttggcaacatctgaatggttaagtgctgaaccagcaagaggtctgaaccattaagtgctgaaccagtaagctctgaaccattaagagcctgtataatgcttaaccgttcagaggcaaatgtttgaccaattcagattaggggtcttaaccattcagactctgtataaatcttaaccattcagaggcaaatgtctgtgaaccattcaaacatctactcgtgaaacaaacagaccattaagagcctcgttgttaagaggtaaacaaacagccccttagttagttagttagttagtaaCAAGACTTACTTTCTTGATGAGGCAGCACTGCAACAAAGAAAGAGAGCAAGTTTGTTGTCAGTTGCAGAAAATGGTTTAAATTAAAGTATAATTAAGATTTGGAAATACCGTTTGTGCCATAAACGCGAGCATGGGTTGTGACCTAAAAGGGCAAAATGAGTGAGAGTTACAGAGAAAATAGATTGAGTAGCAGCACTGACTGACAAATACCTGGATATCGGTGAGACCTTTACTGGGATCCACTCGGAAAAAATCCAACACCTGCAGAGCAAcaaacacatacatacatacatagtaGCCTAATTTGCTTCTTTTAAGTTGACAAAATGAAACATACCTCAGGAACAGATCTAGCGAATGCGTCCTCCATCTCAGAGATCTCAGCCAAGATCTACTACAACCTCTTCTCTTCTTCCGTGATCCAGAATGGCGTAGGGTTTTTCTAACCTTCTAATTTATTATTTAAGGGTCTCGATAACCGGGACAAATTAAATCGGCAGCTTCACAATACGGGTCCTATGGTCAGTAGTCAAAGACTAACATGGTTCTCACATGAAAACCCTATGAGGTTGTCCTTTAGTCACTAAACATTCATAGATTACAACCGTATATGGATATACGATCCGTATTGGTTTGTGAAAAATGAAATCAACTTTCTACCTTTATAAACGGGAGCATTGTTTCTTCTTCTCTTCGTTTTCTTTCGTTCGACAATCGATTTCACCATGTCTTGATTCGACCTCAGTTACGTTTTTGGCGAGTCGTCTGGCAACAACACGAGCATGTTTATTCCGGAAAGCAGTGTGGTATATAGTAtttaggcaaaagatcaaatacaaataatcttaacatactaaacatacaaattgaaggaaaactcaaaaagacaaggtgtcATTTTtataattaccaccaactatcaaagttactatacaaatgtgaactcaaccaaaaatacctaaaaaacataatttttttaatattttttataaaaaaatcgctacattttgttagcaaaaaaaaattgctgctactaaaagtagcgattttttaataaaaatgttaaaaaataaaataaaataatttgtgtgttttttatatttttttaggtttcttgggggtttagtttttagcattttaccttgggtgggggtggggggttaggttttttaggtatatttatagagtaactttgatagttattgataattacaaaaatgtcaccttgtctttttgagttttccttcaatttgtgtatttagtatgttaagattatttgtacaagaactttccCCATAGTATTTAttaacttgttttgtttgtttttgtttacgaAATACTTACCATTAGTTGTTTTAAGAGTGGTCTGTTGTCCATTATTTTTACGATGAGAGAGTAAAAGATGATCACGCAAAGGAGGTCGTGTCTGGCTTTAGTTCTTATTTTAAGGAACTGTTGTTGTCATACCTGAACGAGGTAAGCATTTATTTACTTATTTCGTGTTAAACATTAAATTTATCATTATCTTTTACTCGTAGTGTTAGGATCCGGAACGAGGTCTCTCCAGCTTTTCCCAAAACCTATGAACTTTGAACACATAACTTTTTATTTATAGACTTGAGCTTTGGGGAGGTTAAATCTCTCACCCCTTTGAACAATGATGAGGATTGCGGGTTGCaactaggggtgagcaagtttaggtccggaccgaaaataaccgacaaccgaaccgaaaatataccTAACCCGACCTGAACCCAAGTACCTAtgtatttagatcggttccaatttttcatataaaacagggtcgggtcgggtcggttctcggttcttttcatggtgaaacccgacttggacctTGGACCGGAACCggccctatatttagggtagtgaatcggttctgtattttatgtttgattggttctcgggtcgggtcaggtaatggtcgggtagggtcgggtttttccttttgctcacccctagttGCAACCCattttgaacaatttacttttctacattttatttttatgtttgtgGTGTGATGGATGatattaccctcaacccagtagtttgagccAACAAgtatacaatcctaaagggtcggaatattgaaagataattaattaagttattaatgcgtaatgtggtaggcccctcttttgaaggtcacgttaccctcggctaagtggtttgagtcagcagggatacaatcccaagtagtcgggttaatgtattaatagtagtttacatatgaggggatcaagccattcgcacccccgccatccaataccagtgggtattgaaggaggtcctagtaagcttgaccaaggtccttgcaggatcaatacactgaacaaggcaagaaccttaccaaaccattcccttaacccccgaccaggtagccaacatatctatATATAGAccatagagatatgaatggtgaaaatcttttattaaaataatgccaagacaccacgaacaaatgataaggaagtttcaccttcaatataagaaactagttattaaagtcattaatacaaaaccaaataaaaagtgcaaaaagattaaaaggcaaaagtattacactaaatgtttgtcttcaccaagtgatgtaagagacttaggcaaacatggaatcttagatcccgagactactacacacactctaagatggatgatggatgatggtggtggatgtgggttgtagtggtggtggagtgtggatgaagtgggagagaggtggtttgccaagtgatgcctttgaagtgaaccaagcacccctatttatagcctatacagaagctcggacacggccccgtatccatcctctttctctttcttcattaattgcaatttgtctgtATTAGCTccacatgcccccgtgtccgctgggcacggccccgtgtcacaccccgatatttccatgtattaccagtgggcccggtggagagtatcgtgacgtagttgatatcatcatagtcaaacaacacaatttaaatgcacagcggaagtaaaagataattatattacAACCGAATGAGAAtttcaaagtattacaaacggtatgtaaaagatccacaggcggatcaaataaaagaaaattattcaacagactttaggcatctagaactggCAAGATTCtctattaacgccctgagctcccagccaattacgtacaatACCTGttacttaacctttttggaaaatacgtcagtttacactggtaaatacaactaactgactcattttgaaaatgtttaagaaaatgatttgaatgcacaaggcacaaaattcttttataacttgggacaattttattaataaaaatcttgtatcagatttacatgtttgtccaacattcagggccggtgattatacaaacCGATCAAGATTAATcaacacaccacaaatataatctcacaagaagatacccttacgagtgagtatatcttttacatacgcaacaggaggtgttatgcctacaccttgtgcttacgttgtggccattcactttttaaatgagccaaggatatccaggacatggtcattaacccccaatgttatttatTATCAAGCAATACatattaaaacgggattatgcaatttaatcatctccgattaaaaggtttctacacccgaccaagcggtatttttataataccgtatcccaagcccgtataagaaaaaataagttaagagtatttacctgagctagcaatgcaatttatactcagccgtatattataatcagcaagcacaagtacttctactggggctctcaatctggaacgaaggttttattaacctattagattcctaacggttctttatttaagtcgtaacttagatcggttagttttaaggaagg comes from the Helianthus annuus cultivar XRQ/B chromosome 4, HanXRQr2.0-SUNRISE, whole genome shotgun sequence genome and includes:
- the LOC110894822 gene encoding calcium-transporting ATPase 3, endoplasmic reticulum-type isoform X3 is translated as MEDAFARSVPEVLDFFRVDPSKGLTDIQVTTHARVYGTNVLPHQESTPFWKLVLSQFDDLLVKILIAAAVVSFLLALVNGETGLTAFLEPSVILMILAANAAVGVITETNAEKALEELRAYQADVATVMRNGCFSILPATELVPGDIVEVSVGCKIPADLRMIEMLSDQLRVDQAILTGESSSVEKELESRITTNAVYQDKTNILFSGTVVVAGRARAVVVGVGSNTAMGSIRDSMLKTEDEATPLKRKLDEFGTFLAKVIAGICILVWIVNIGHFRDPVHGGFFQGAVHYFKIAVALAVAAIPEGLPAVVTTCLALGTKRMARLNAIVRSLPSVETLGCTTVICSDKTGTLTTNMMSVSKICVLQSASHGVIAAEYNVSGTTYAPEGSIFDGMGLQLDFPAQFPCLLHIAMCSALCNESVIQYNPDKKKYEKIGESTEVALRILAEKIGLPGFDSMPSALNMLTKHERAAYCNHYWENQFRKISLLEFSRDRKMMSVLCSRKQIEIMFSKGAPESILSKCTSILCNDDGSTVPLTGNIRNEIESRFSSFAGKDTLRCLALALKRMPTGHQNISLDDEKDLTFIGLVGMQDPPREEVRNAILACMTAGIRVMVVTGDNKATAESVCRKIGAFDHLEDFRARSFTASEFEDLPASEKTSALQQMTLFTRVEPSHKKMLVEALQHQNEVVAMTGDGVNDAPALKKADIGIAMGSGTAVAKSASDMVLADDNFATIVAAVAEGRAIYNNTKQFIRYMISSNIGEVVCIFVAAVLGIPDTLVPVQLLWVNLVTDGLPATAIGFNKQDSDVMKAKPRKVNEAVVTGWLFFRYLVIGVD